A single region of the Legionella oakridgensis ATCC 33761 = DSM 21215 genome encodes:
- a CDS encoding tetratricopeptide repeat protein, with protein sequence MSLLNEMLNDLNENKLRREAAPLFIPPQKQSFLRKLPEFVPWFLGVFIVSVIVLLILKSKKFSLDELPSTSQTVPGQKVTEPVMKAQHAEKPLPKPLADLPEQKQTFVPLADETMHSSLPVIPALQESMSSGIEDTDEEPAAIAAVNRTYNNLTAREWHDVQLNDALQAIQEGNDPRATRLLELILSKFPNSTEARESLAAIYLSHAQHNKAIQILDEGLEYEPDSLVLTMMKAHLLFDQDEATQALRLLERFNPDIRAEPDFYGLLAAVMQALGKMDEAGSLYKSLIAIEPSNGQYWLGYGIALEHKQAYQQAAIAYRRASQSYDIEPSVRAYAENRLKHLQG encoded by the coding sequence ATGAGTTTATTAAATGAGATGCTGAACGATCTCAACGAAAATAAATTACGCAGGGAAGCTGCGCCATTATTCATACCGCCACAAAAACAATCGTTTTTACGGAAATTACCTGAGTTTGTTCCATGGTTTTTGGGTGTTTTTATCGTAAGTGTCATTGTCTTATTGATCTTAAAAAGTAAGAAATTTAGCTTAGATGAATTGCCTTCAACATCTCAGACAGTTCCTGGACAAAAAGTGACAGAACCGGTGATGAAGGCACAGCATGCAGAAAAACCATTGCCGAAGCCGCTCGCTGATCTTCCTGAACAAAAACAAACATTCGTGCCTTTAGCGGATGAAACCATGCATTCTTCTCTGCCGGTTATTCCTGCTTTGCAAGAATCAATGTCATCAGGCATAGAAGATACGGATGAAGAGCCCGCTGCAATTGCAGCAGTTAATAGAACCTATAATAATTTGACTGCCAGAGAATGGCATGACGTACAGTTGAATGACGCCTTGCAAGCGATACAGGAAGGTAATGATCCGCGGGCGACTCGTTTGTTAGAATTGATTTTATCGAAATTCCCTAATTCTACGGAAGCGCGCGAAAGTCTTGCTGCCATTTATCTTTCACATGCGCAGCATAATAAAGCCATCCAGATTTTAGATGAAGGTCTTGAATATGAGCCTGATTCCTTGGTACTAACGATGATGAAAGCCCATTTGCTGTTTGATCAGGATGAAGCGACTCAAGCATTAAGATTGCTTGAGCGATTTAATCCTGATATTCGGGCTGAACCAGATTTTTATGGTCTATTAGCAGCGGTTATGCAGGCTTTGGGCAAGATGGATGAAGCGGGAAGTCTGTACAAATCGTTAATTGCCATAGAACCATCTAATGGTCAATATTGGTTAGGATATGGGATTGCATTGGAGCATAAACAAGCTTATCAACAGGCGGCTATTGCTTACAGGCGTGCCAGCCAAAGCTATGATATTGAACCATCCGTTCGCGCTTACGCAGAAAACCGTTTAAAACACTTGCAAGGATAG
- a CDS encoding ExeA family protein: MQVVLFGQPELDSKLNQPSLRQLKQRITFSYTLKPLAKHEVDLYLYHRLAKAGYTYGSMFSAAAKKHLYYASGGLPRILNVLCHKALLVSYGKGARMVDASAVKRAIADTECAQAARIRLRSNMRFALISGFALVVVLAVYWKLGLFS; the protein is encoded by the coding sequence ATGCAGGTTGTTTTATTTGGGCAGCCAGAACTTGACAGTAAGCTGAATCAGCCATCATTGCGCCAATTAAAGCAGCGTATTACGTTTTCATACACTTTAAAGCCTTTGGCGAAACATGAGGTGGATCTTTATTTATACCATCGTCTGGCTAAAGCTGGATATACCTATGGTTCCATGTTTTCAGCGGCGGCAAAGAAGCACTTGTATTATGCCAGTGGGGGGTTGCCACGTATATTGAATGTGCTTTGCCATAAAGCATTGCTGGTTTCTTACGGAAAAGGAGCTCGTATGGTGGATGCTTCTGCCGTCAAGCGTGCCATTGCAGATACAGAGTGCGCACAAGCCGCTAGGATTCGCCTGCGCTCTAATATGAGGTTTGCACTGATAAGTGGATTCGCTCTGGTGGTTGTGTTAGCGGTTTATTGGAAATTGGGGTTATTTTCATGA
- a CDS encoding ExeA family protein codes for MYLEHFKLNRQPFSLTPNTEFYCELPTHQEALNVLLLSLQQGEGFIKILGEVGTGKTLLCRLLLNTLDDSFVTAYIPNPDQSADSLRLSLASELGLHPEKDMPQQKLLEAINMRLLELHRAGKKTILIIDEAQALPEICLEAIRLLTNLETEEKN; via the coding sequence ATGTACCTAGAACATTTTAAATTAAACCGGCAGCCGTTTTCATTAACGCCTAATACAGAATTTTATTGTGAATTGCCCACCCATCAAGAGGCTTTAAATGTTTTACTGTTGAGTCTGCAGCAAGGAGAAGGTTTTATAAAAATTCTTGGCGAAGTGGGTACAGGAAAAACTTTATTATGCAGATTATTGCTCAATACATTGGATGACAGTTTTGTGACGGCTTATATTCCCAATCCTGATCAAAGTGCGGATAGTCTTCGCCTGTCTTTAGCCAGTGAATTAGGGCTGCATCCTGAAAAAGACATGCCGCAACAGAAATTGTTGGAAGCCATTAACATGCGCTTGCTGGAATTACATAGAGCCGGCAAAAAAACAATATTAATCATTGATGAAGCGCAAGCCTTACCCGAGATATGCCTTGAGGCTATTCGTTTACTCACGAATCTGGAAACGGAAGAAAAAAATTAA
- the mshL gene encoding pilus (MSHA type) biogenesis protein MshL, with product MHEKRSIRFFLALAACSTHQATQGTAIDDMNVALHQGIAGNEAFYKSEKNRPPDRITKALVPGIKIRAPQKNHVQRRFDISVKNVPARTFFTGLVTGTPLSIAVSPEIQGEITLNLKQVTVEQVLQTVEDVYGYAYNPIPGGYEILPNSLKTEIYAVNYLELERKGRSNMRLNSGEVTQIAGTRNTNTLLASSTTTATNPTNIESTIGDVETKSTIDFWKQMQATLQSIIGTEDGRSVTVNPLAGVVVVRAKPREHKQVEAYLDLVQNSMDRQVILEAKILEVTLNDQYQMGIDWKIFGARLNALSDFVGTGVDINQDEFPDAFKIDIKWNQSFQTTIQALETQGNVQVLSSPRVATMNNQMSAIKVGSDEFFVTNVNTTQNFATAGGVTNPTQNVDLTPFFSGITLDVTPQIDANNNVTLHIHPSVSLVRDQRKRIDLGAQGGVLELPLAFSTIRESDTIVHAKNGQVVVIGGLMQNQTEEDIAQMPFFGNIPFLGTLFRATKQNSRKSELVILLRPIVMNPKNINRDLIESTQQFARIKRGYHFGSRPDIFGTEGEEPVSVGPKAGVYTPSQCRGGRCT from the coding sequence ATGCATGAAAAAAGGTCTATTCGTTTTTTCCTTGCTTTGGCTGCTTGCTCAACACATCAAGCGACGCAAGGCACTGCCATAGATGACATGAACGTTGCTTTGCATCAAGGGATAGCTGGCAATGAAGCGTTTTATAAATCTGAGAAAAATCGTCCCCCCGATAGAATTACAAAAGCATTGGTTCCCGGCATAAAAATTCGCGCACCGCAAAAAAATCATGTGCAACGACGATTTGATATTTCAGTCAAAAATGTGCCTGCTCGTACTTTTTTTACTGGTTTGGTCACCGGTACGCCGTTAAGTATTGCCGTTAGTCCTGAAATTCAAGGAGAAATCACCTTGAATTTAAAACAAGTTACTGTGGAACAAGTATTGCAAACGGTAGAGGATGTATATGGGTATGCTTATAACCCCATTCCCGGGGGATATGAAATTTTGCCCAATAGCTTAAAGACGGAAATTTATGCCGTTAATTACCTGGAGCTCGAACGTAAAGGCCGTTCTAATATGCGTCTTAATTCAGGCGAAGTAACTCAGATTGCGGGGACACGCAATACCAACACACTTTTGGCGTCTTCAACGACAACGGCAACTAATCCTACCAATATTGAAAGTACGATTGGCGACGTTGAAACCAAAAGCACGATAGATTTTTGGAAGCAAATGCAAGCCACCTTGCAAAGCATCATTGGGACGGAAGATGGTCGGTCAGTGACGGTTAATCCTCTCGCTGGAGTGGTTGTGGTGCGCGCCAAACCAAGAGAACATAAACAGGTGGAAGCGTATCTCGATCTCGTGCAAAACAGCATGGATCGTCAGGTTATATTGGAAGCAAAAATCCTTGAAGTGACTTTAAATGATCAATATCAAATGGGCATTGACTGGAAAATTTTTGGTGCGCGCCTGAACGCATTAAGCGATTTTGTTGGCACAGGTGTTGATATTAACCAGGATGAATTTCCCGATGCTTTTAAAATTGATATTAAATGGAATCAAAGCTTTCAAACAACGATTCAGGCTTTAGAAACACAGGGTAATGTGCAAGTGCTTTCTAGCCCACGTGTTGCGACCATGAATAATCAAATGTCGGCTATTAAAGTTGGCAGTGATGAATTTTTTGTGACCAATGTCAATACAACCCAGAACTTCGCAACCGCTGGCGGGGTTACAAATCCTACACAAAATGTTGATTTAACTCCCTTCTTTTCGGGAATTACATTGGATGTTACGCCGCAAATTGATGCTAACAATAATGTGACGCTGCATATTCATCCTTCGGTTAGTCTTGTCCGCGATCAACGTAAACGCATTGATTTAGGAGCGCAAGGCGGTGTTTTGGAATTGCCTTTAGCTTTTAGCACCATTCGCGAATCCGATACTATTGTTCATGCTAAAAATGGGCAGGTGGTGGTTATTGGTGGTTTGATGCAGAATCAAACAGAAGAAGACATCGCTCAAATGCCATTTTTTGGCAATATTCCTTTTCTTGGTACGCTCTTTCGGGCAACCAAGCAAAACTCAAGGAAAAGTGAATTGGTGATTCTTCTAAGGCCGATTGTCATGAATCCAAAAAACATCAATCGTGATTTAATTGAATCGACACAACAGTTTGCCCGTATTAAACGTGGTTATCATTTTGGCAGCAGGCCTGATATTTTTGGTACAGAAGGGGAAGAGCCAGTCAGTGTTGGACCAAAAGCAGGCGTCTATACGCCATCACAATGCAGGGGGGGAAGATGTACCTAG
- a CDS encoding PilN domain-containing protein: MKQEINFLNSLPKEPRYLPAALIGCLVIVLAFILTIISLNQSIHRYQLSQQLKQAHSKHVEAVVAFQKVAAVYPMFAMDKPLVEQVSAYEETLRKKQERFAELTHATLRKPFSHYLKLFSLAVPEELWLSEIHIDQDSSDISLIGYSLDPVSVSLFIYKLQLAPVFKDVFLTCFM; encoded by the coding sequence ATGAAGCAAGAAATTAATTTCCTTAACTCCCTGCCAAAAGAGCCCCGGTATTTACCCGCTGCCTTAATTGGGTGTCTGGTCATTGTCCTTGCTTTTATTTTAACCATCATCTCTTTAAATCAAAGCATTCACCGCTATCAATTATCCCAACAGCTTAAACAGGCTCACAGTAAACATGTTGAAGCAGTAGTAGCCTTCCAAAAAGTCGCCGCTGTTTATCCAATGTTTGCAATGGATAAACCTTTAGTTGAGCAAGTGAGCGCCTATGAGGAAACTTTGCGCAAGAAACAAGAGCGATTTGCGGAGTTGACGCATGCCACTTTGCGTAAACCTTTTTCACATTATTTAAAATTGTTCTCTCTGGCCGTTCCAGAGGAACTTTGGCTATCAGAAATTCATATTGATCAGGATAGCAGTGATATATCCCTCATTGGTTATAGTTTAGACCCTGTTTCTGTGTCTTTATTCATCTATAAATTACAGTTGGCGCCTGTGTTTAAGGATGTTTTTTTGACTTGTTTTATGTAA
- a CDS encoding competence type IV pilus minor pilin ComGF: MNVGKGFTLIEILLVIVLISIVAGIAGMILREGFRSYSAGKPIIAVAGKANIAADNLMREIQSAESLEVVSGSGLTFINQQGQTIVVDLNGTTLRRNVNGGGAQPLCTNVSSASFAYFNSGFASTGTASAVRFLTLSMTVIEGDIPYSLMASTVVRKTL; this comes from the coding sequence ATGAACGTAGGTAAAGGGTTTACATTGATTGAGATTCTCCTTGTGATTGTGCTGATTTCAATCGTTGCAGGCATTGCGGGCATGATTCTTCGCGAAGGTTTTCGCAGCTACAGTGCAGGCAAACCGATTATTGCTGTGGCTGGGAAAGCCAATATTGCGGCGGATAATTTAATGCGTGAAATTCAGAGTGCGGAAAGCCTTGAGGTCGTTAGTGGTAGCGGCCTCACGTTTATCAATCAGCAAGGCCAAACGATAGTGGTTGATTTAAATGGAACGACGTTAAGACGCAATGTTAATGGCGGTGGCGCTCAGCCGTTGTGTACAAATGTTTCTTCAGCAAGTTTTGCTTACTTTAATTCAGGTTTTGCTAGCACAGGAACAGCCTCTGCGGTGCGGTTTTTAACATTATCAATGACGGTCATTGAAGGGGATATACCCTATTCTTTAATGGCCAGTACCGTGGTTAGAAAAACATTATGA
- a CDS encoding type II secretion system protein, with translation MTLLVKTFIYRLCRGMLMRRPLAQKPAFAYLKKLQGFTFIEILVFIVVIGIVATGTFIAFNTVLANSNQPGQVLKAVQLANARMNIILQQRLVNGFSNISDPCVLGSPPAACTILTTFASTQGLAVSSAIVASGSDVKTATVTVTGTGNAQVVMRFVQ, from the coding sequence ATGACTCTATTAGTTAAAACATTCATTTATCGTTTGTGCCGTGGTATGTTGATGAGAAGACCTCTGGCGCAAAAACCTGCCTTTGCGTATTTAAAGAAACTGCAAGGTTTTACATTCATTGAAATTCTCGTATTTATTGTGGTGATTGGCATCGTGGCTACAGGGACTTTTATTGCATTTAATACAGTTCTTGCCAATAGCAATCAACCAGGCCAAGTATTAAAAGCGGTACAGCTTGCCAATGCACGAATGAATATTATCTTGCAACAACGTTTAGTGAATGGATTTAGTAATATCAGTGATCCCTGTGTTCTAGGTTCTCCTCCTGCCGCTTGTACGATATTGACTACTTTTGCCAGTACACAAGGATTGGCCGTGAGCAGTGCGATTGTGGCTTCCGGCAGCGATGTCAAAACAGCAACCGTTACCGTGACGGGAACAGGCAATGCACAAGTGGTTATGAGGTTTGTTCAATGA
- a CDS encoding pilus assembly FimT family protein — protein sequence MRQPYGYSLIELVIIIAVLGIMSIAVSMCQPSGVQQAFQAEGFARVFLQDLQLTKVLAMSQNQRYRLVVGTNSYQIQNQNGTPVTHPGTGGSSVPYPAGVSIAPLTTVMFDSLGQPYNNAGVPLGSTLSFTITSGSEASSVSVVPQTGLIQ from the coding sequence ATGAGACAACCATATGGATATTCGCTAATTGAATTGGTTATTATTATTGCAGTCCTTGGCATTATGTCCATCGCTGTCAGCATGTGCCAACCATCAGGGGTCCAACAAGCTTTTCAGGCGGAAGGATTCGCGCGCGTGTTTTTACAAGATTTACAGCTGACCAAAGTATTGGCCATGAGTCAAAATCAACGTTATCGTCTCGTTGTTGGCACAAATTCTTATCAGATTCAAAATCAAAATGGAACACCTGTTACGCATCCTGGGACAGGAGGAAGCAGTGTTCCATATCCTGCAGGCGTGAGCATCGCTCCATTGACGACGGTCATGTTTGATTCGCTTGGTCAACCTTATAATAATGCCGGGGTGCCGCTGGGGAGCACATTAAGTTTTACCATTACTTCTGGTAGCGAAGCGAGTTCTGTGAGCGTTGTGCCTCAGACGGGATTAATTCAATGA
- the uvrB gene encoding excinuclease ABC subunit UvrB: MKKVFKIYANYRPAGDQPTAIASLVDGIESGLARQILLGVTGSGKTYTIAHVIQALQRPTLIMAPNKTLAAQLYGEFKTFFPENAVEYFVSYYDYYQPEAYVPASDTFIEKDASINEHIEQMRLSATKALIERKDAIIVATVSAIYGLGDPDSYLRMVLHLSRKEQCDQRKILRRLAEMQYIRSPQTLERGQFRVHGDVIDVFPADAEKDAVRIELFDDEIDNIATFDPLTGEILQRLPRVTIFPKTHYVTPRERILQTIDLVKEELQQRLAELNAQNKLLEAQRLEQRTNFDIEMMLELGYCSGIENYSRYLSGRNAGDPPPTLFDYLPANSLLVLDESHVTVPQIGGMYRGDRARKETLVHYGFRLPSALDNRPLRFEEFVERSPQTIYVSATPGPYEQEHSDNVAEQVVRPTGLIDPQVEVRPIVNQIDDLLSEINRVVVGGERVLVTTLTKRMAEDLTEYLREQGVKVKYLHADIDTVERVEIIRELRLGEFDVLVGINLLREGLDMPEVSLVAILDADKEGFLRSDRSLIQTIGRAARNLHGRAILYADTITGSMKRALDETERRRNKQMAFNLQHGITPKGIQKSVADIMESSHTQVRRSGIRENKTRYEALSPEQLAKRLASLEKQMHAHAKNMEFEQAAIIRDEILALKDQLKQ, encoded by the coding sequence ATGAAGAAAGTATTTAAAATTTACGCAAACTATCGGCCGGCAGGGGATCAGCCTACGGCCATTGCTTCCTTGGTCGACGGTATTGAGTCCGGATTAGCCCGTCAAATCCTTTTAGGTGTAACTGGTTCGGGTAAAACCTATACTATTGCACATGTGATTCAGGCTTTACAAAGACCAACATTAATTATGGCGCCTAATAAAACACTGGCGGCGCAATTATATGGCGAATTTAAAACATTTTTTCCCGAAAATGCAGTGGAATATTTTGTTTCTTACTATGATTATTACCAACCTGAAGCCTATGTTCCTGCCTCGGATACATTCATTGAGAAAGATGCTTCCATTAATGAGCACATTGAACAAATGCGTCTGTCAGCCACCAAGGCACTTATTGAGCGTAAAGATGCCATCATTGTGGCGACGGTTTCCGCTATTTATGGCCTTGGGGATCCGGATTCATACTTGCGTATGGTATTACATCTCTCCCGAAAAGAACAATGCGATCAGCGTAAAATTTTAAGACGGCTTGCAGAAATGCAATACATTCGTAGTCCCCAAACGTTAGAGCGAGGACAGTTTCGGGTGCATGGGGATGTGATCGATGTATTTCCTGCTGACGCCGAAAAAGATGCAGTGCGCATCGAATTGTTTGATGATGAAATCGATAATATTGCGACGTTTGATCCATTAACGGGAGAGATTTTGCAACGCTTACCGCGCGTTACTATTTTTCCTAAAACGCATTATGTTACGCCGCGCGAACGTATTTTACAAACCATTGATTTGGTCAAGGAAGAGCTGCAGCAACGTTTGGCAGAACTAAATGCGCAAAATAAATTGCTGGAAGCACAGCGTTTGGAGCAACGAACCAATTTTGATATCGAAATGATGCTGGAGCTTGGGTATTGTTCTGGCATTGAAAATTATTCTCGTTATTTATCTGGAAGAAATGCAGGCGATCCGCCCCCGACGTTATTTGATTACTTACCAGCAAATTCTTTGCTCGTTCTTGATGAATCTCATGTTACTGTGCCTCAAATTGGAGGCATGTATCGTGGCGATCGTGCACGTAAGGAAACGCTTGTCCATTATGGTTTTAGACTGCCATCCGCTCTGGACAATCGTCCGTTGCGGTTTGAAGAATTTGTGGAACGCTCACCACAAACTATTTATGTTTCGGCAACCCCGGGCCCCTATGAGCAAGAACATTCAGATAATGTGGCAGAACAGGTGGTGCGTCCTACAGGGTTGATTGACCCTCAGGTTGAAGTTCGTCCAATTGTTAATCAAATCGATGATTTATTATCGGAAATTAACCGAGTGGTTGTCGGTGGTGAACGAGTGTTGGTCACGACGCTAACCAAACGAATGGCTGAAGATTTGACAGAATATTTGCGTGAACAGGGGGTTAAGGTAAAGTATTTGCATGCGGATATTGATACGGTTGAACGGGTTGAAATCATTCGCGAGCTTCGTCTTGGTGAGTTTGATGTGTTGGTAGGAATTAATTTGCTGCGGGAAGGGTTGGACATGCCAGAAGTTTCTCTGGTTGCAATTCTTGATGCAGATAAAGAGGGGTTTCTGCGCTCTGACCGCTCCTTAATTCAAACCATTGGTCGTGCAGCACGAAACCTTCATGGCCGAGCCATTCTCTATGCTGATACGATAACTGGCTCCATGAAGCGCGCGCTGGATGAAACCGAGCGCAGACGTAACAAGCAGATGGCGTTTAATTTACAACATGGTATCACCCCAAAAGGAATCCAAAAATCAGTGGCAGATATTATGGAAAGTTCCCATACTCAGGTCCGCAGAAGCGGCATAAGAGAAAACAAGACAAGGTATGAAGCATTGTCTCCCGAGCAGCTGGCTAAACGTCTGGCTTCTTTAGAAAAACAAATGCATGCCCATGCAAAAAATATGGAATTTGAACAGGCCGCAATAATACGAGACGAAATACTGGCACTAAAAGATCAGTTAAAACAGTAA
- a CDS encoding pyridoxal phosphate-dependent aminotransferase yields MDIVLADRIQQVKPSPTLAVAAKATQMKAQGFDVIGLGTGEPDFDTPGHIKQAAIAAIEAGFTKYTAVDGIAELKQAVKNKFKNDNGLDYELNQILVSTGGKQSIYNLCQAFLNDGDEVLIPAPYWVSYPDMVLLAGGKPVIISASSAQRYKITAEQLDADITPKTKLFFINSPSNPSGIAYSYAELQALGEVLKRHPQVLIATDDMYEHILWSQPFVNILDACPELYERTIVLNGVSKAYSMTGWRIGYAGGPAKLIDAMKTVQSQSTSNPCSIAQKAAVAALNGGYETVKQMVKAFHERHDYVVQRLHSIAGVEVIPADGTFYIFPNVQEIIKRRGFANDLEFADRLLQDVGVALVPGSAFGSEGCIRISFATSMDTLRDAMDRLQKFSEQ; encoded by the coding sequence ATGGATATTGTGCTGGCAGATAGAATACAGCAAGTCAAACCATCGCCAACGCTGGCGGTTGCTGCCAAAGCAACGCAAATGAAAGCGCAAGGGTTTGACGTCATCGGCTTAGGTACTGGTGAACCCGACTTCGACACTCCTGGGCACATCAAACAAGCAGCCATTGCTGCCATCGAGGCAGGCTTTACAAAATACACCGCTGTAGATGGAATCGCCGAGTTAAAACAGGCGGTAAAAAACAAATTCAAAAATGATAATGGCTTGGATTACGAATTAAATCAGATTCTTGTTTCCACTGGTGGCAAACAAAGCATTTATAATCTATGCCAAGCCTTTCTTAATGATGGTGATGAAGTTTTAATTCCAGCGCCTTATTGGGTCTCCTATCCGGACATGGTGCTATTGGCAGGTGGCAAGCCTGTAATTATTTCTGCTTCCTCAGCACAACGTTATAAAATTACAGCCGAACAATTAGATGCAGACATCACTCCCAAAACCAAATTATTTTTCATTAACAGCCCTTCCAATCCCTCGGGAATAGCTTATTCCTATGCCGAATTACAGGCATTGGGAGAAGTGCTTAAACGGCATCCGCAAGTCTTAATTGCGACCGATGACATGTATGAACATATCCTATGGTCCCAGCCTTTTGTTAATATTTTAGACGCTTGTCCCGAATTATACGAGCGCACCATTGTCCTTAATGGCGTTTCAAAAGCTTACTCAATGACTGGCTGGCGTATTGGTTATGCCGGTGGCCCTGCAAAATTGATTGATGCAATGAAAACCGTACAATCACAATCCACCTCCAATCCTTGCTCAATTGCCCAAAAAGCCGCTGTCGCTGCTTTAAACGGTGGCTATGAAACCGTGAAACAAATGGTCAAAGCTTTTCATGAACGTCATGATTATGTTGTTCAACGGCTGCACAGCATTGCAGGCGTTGAAGTAATTCCAGCCGATGGCACATTTTATATTTTTCCCAACGTTCAGGAAATTATTAAACGTCGCGGTTTTGCCAATGACTTGGAGTTTGCGGATAGATTATTGCAAGACGTCGGAGTGGCGCTCGTTCCTGGCTCTGCTTTTGGCAGTGAAGGATGCATCCGTATCTCTTTTGCCACCAGTATGGATACCCTTCGTGATGCCATGGATCGCCTGCAAAAATTTTCAGAACAGTAA
- a CDS encoding ISL3 family transposase: MPKNNLILNLPGFSILKVSGYQPLLLDVTYNRLARCSHCQSKQVRKKSSYVRTVHHELIGHRRSVLRFKAYKLYCHTCCRYGNQQFPGINKHQRATWRAQAAVFHEHSRGVSQKDLSERYKKGKATIERWYQRHYEEQHRELINKPCPVVLGIDEHFFSKKEGFATTFCDLRKHKIFDVVRGRREQELKEYLQQLPGKERVKVICMDLSSTYRSLVKKYFPNAMIVADRFHVIRLIQHQCMMTCRELSTEIKNNRGILALLRTRPDNLSDEKKVKRDAFFTENPAIEAIYQFQQQLHSLLMKRALTQHECRKVIPTFLEMLAELKQSGFKALASLGKTLWAWKDEVARMWRFSKSNGITEGFHRKMKLIQRRAYGFRNFENYRVRVKVLCG, encoded by the coding sequence GTGCCTAAGAACAATCTTATCCTAAATTTACCTGGATTTTCCATATTAAAAGTGAGTGGGTATCAACCCTTATTATTAGATGTAACTTATAACCGATTAGCTCGGTGTAGTCATTGCCAAAGTAAGCAGGTTCGCAAGAAATCATCGTATGTAAGAACAGTACACCATGAGTTAATAGGGCATCGTCGAAGTGTATTGAGGTTTAAAGCGTATAAGCTTTATTGTCATACTTGTTGTCGCTATGGTAATCAACAGTTTCCCGGTATCAATAAACATCAACGTGCTACTTGGCGAGCTCAAGCTGCAGTGTTTCATGAGCATAGCCGCGGGGTATCGCAAAAAGATTTATCAGAGCGTTATAAGAAAGGAAAAGCGACCATAGAGCGCTGGTATCAGCGGCATTATGAAGAGCAACATCGAGAATTAATCAATAAACCATGTCCTGTGGTACTGGGTATTGATGAACATTTTTTCAGTAAGAAAGAAGGGTTTGCAACTACTTTTTGTGACCTAAGAAAACATAAGATATTTGATGTGGTTCGTGGCCGTCGTGAGCAAGAATTAAAAGAATATCTCCAGCAATTACCTGGAAAAGAACGTGTCAAAGTGATTTGTATGGACTTGAGCAGTACATACCGTTCCTTAGTAAAGAAGTACTTTCCTAATGCTATGATAGTGGCTGATAGGTTTCATGTAATCCGTTTAATTCAACATCAGTGTATGATGACCTGTCGAGAACTCTCCACTGAAATTAAAAACAATAGAGGTATCTTAGCCTTATTAAGAACAAGACCTGATAACTTAAGTGATGAGAAGAAAGTCAAAAGAGATGCGTTTTTCACTGAAAATCCTGCAATAGAGGCTATATATCAATTTCAGCAACAACTGCACTCACTATTAATGAAAAGGGCGCTAACACAGCATGAGTGCCGTAAAGTAATACCTACTTTCTTAGAAATGTTGGCTGAGTTAAAGCAAAGTGGTTTTAAAGCATTAGCATCATTAGGTAAAACACTTTGGGCTTGGAAAGATGAAGTGGCCAGAATGTGGCGATTTAGTAAGTCAAATGGAATAACAGAAGGCTTTCATCGCAAAATGAAACTCATTCAGCGAAGAGCTTATGGTTTTAGAAATTTTGAAAATTATAGAGTACGTGTTAAGGTCCTCTGCGGGTGA
- a CDS encoding DUF6444 domain-containing protein has protein sequence MKDHEQIITTLLAKIAELEKIVEQQAARIAELEKRLNKNSSNSSKPPQVTVRQTTPYDITT, from the coding sequence ATGAAAGACCATGAACAAATCATCACAACGCTTTTGGCAAAGATTGCTGAACTGGAAAAAATCGTAGAACAGCAAGCTGCACGAATAGCAGAGCTGGAAAAACGACTGAACAAGAATAGCAGCAACAGCTCAAAGCCCCCTCAAGTGACGGTTAGGCAAACTACTCCGTACGACATCACTACGTGA